The genomic DNA ACATGGTTCTGTTTCAGTATATTTACTCTTCAACCATGTTATGATTCTCTACAGGAACACAATATACTTTTATTGACAGTGAAAGCTCTGATCGAAGCTGAAAAATTGAGATGCTGTAGTTTTACTCCTCAACCAACCTGTGacgaaaaaaaataatattgcaAACAAAATTAATAAGAATTATCTGAAGAAAACATTGTACACATTATGGGCTGAAGAAAATGGTGAGATTATGGCACCTATCCGGTAAAATTGAATAACTGTATATGGAACAATGGAGGCCATGGAAAGTCTCACCTGACCATTTCCTTGTACTTGTTAAGAGCCTCATGGGTCACATACTGGATAAAGGTTGGGTCCTGCATGTCCAACTCCCCAGGAACAGAGAGGATAAATGGTGGAGACTGCAGGATGTTCACCTCCACCTTGGTCTCAGTCACAGAAGCATTCTGGTCTTCGGGGCTCTTTGGCGCCACCTGGTAATTAAaataagtaaagttaattttttcCACCACTAAAACATGGTTTTCTCCACCTggtgtactttttttttaacctattttGATCTCTCTGTGTTCAGTAAGAGTATAGAGTGAAAGTATAGAGTGTCAGAACTGTACTTGTGCTGAAACATAACTACTGTTAGAACATTTTTTCTTAGGCCTCCTCCTCACCATGGTGACCCGGAAGATGTTCTCAGGATTGCTGCTGTTGTTCAAAGTTTTAGCCACCCAGCTGAACTCAGCTGCCATGTTGAAAAGCCAGTTGGTTGTTTCTTCAATGTGACGTTGGACAATAGACAAGATCTCCTCGTACTGCTCTTTGGAATCGTTCACCAATTGGGAGACTGCATCCAGCTCCTCATGCAGCTCTCTAACACTTGGACATtctggagacaggaagcagagaagTCATGAGATGCATGTGAAGATGATAGTAACACAAGCGGAGAGGGTAGTGATGCGTCACCTGTGAGCAGGGCACCCTGGCAGGCCTCACACTGGTCCTGGAGCTTCCAGCACTCTGAGGGCTGTTTGCGAAGGTCTCGGCACAACTTCCTGTTCTGCATGAAACTGGGGAAAGCGTCCCTTGCTACACCAAtcagagaaatatttaaacattagtgttttttcttgttaattAAGATTGCTTTATTCATTGTTGCATTTAAATGTTAAGGAAAAAGACAACAGGCTGCATCTCtgtaatacaatttttttaaatatgaaaagctGCCACAGTTAAACTGGCTTTTTTGCaatattttcaaatgttgtCCCAGCAATATCCGCCATATGCTACCAAAACCAAACATGTATTCATTCCAATTTGTCATAGCAGCAATTAATATTAAATACCCAAAACAGATAAATCAGTACTTGTAGTTTTATTAATGCCCTCCCCCACCCACATACTACCTTTCTTTGTCTCTGCCACCACTTTCTCATGGACCCCATCAAACATCTGGGTCACCACAGCACCAAATTCATCGACCACGCTCTTGCCAAAATCAAAGAAGGACTCCAGCGCCTCCTCCAACCCAATGCCCTGCAGGAAGCCTGAGTCTCGACTGGGGCTGTAGGGATCAGTGGTGGCCTCCTCTGTCGGGATGTTGGTGTCATTCAAGAAGGCCCTCTGGAGGACTTTGTTAAGCTTAGTGCGCATCCGGAAGATCAGGGCAACGCTGCAGTCTACCAGAGAGCCCACTTTGCTTCTCAGGCGGTTGAAGGAGTTCTCGATGCGTAAAAACTCATCTTCTGCATCCACAGGGTCTTGATTTACGAGGATGTCAGCTGGATCAACGCGAGGCACTTGGGGCCCAAAACGCCTGGACACCTTATGGAATAAGTTCTGCACCTAACGTATTAAACGGGATTAAAAATAAGAGATACCTCCATAAATATGATATCAACAATCAACAAAATGTTAGGTAACTAAAATACAGAagcattcattattttaaaatatgttattaCACATTCTTGGTTTTTTGCATTGGAATACATAGATTTTATCATTCGTTGTGCTGCTTCACTGTCATTAATGACAACATGGAGAATAAAGCACCAACAAAGGGAaatgatttgattaaaaaaaactgataaTCCTGCTTCAATAACATGGAGATCAAAGAGACTGAAGCAGCAGTTATCATACCTTGGCATGGAAAGTGGCAAATCCCCTACGGCAGGTGGAGGTGTAAAAGCTTTTACATGCGTCCTCCAGACAGGGTCTGCAGGCCTCCCACTCAGAGTGCAGGGAGTCTCTACactgctcctctgcctcctgcaacttttcagTTACCTCCTGAGTCAGCTGGGCTGCTCCCTGGTAGCAGAATAAAAAACACTGTCATTTGTTAGCTTTAATGTCTGTCCCTTTCATTATGTTAGAGTTGGCCAAACCTTCTTCTTGTTACTGCTGTACTTAAGGGACTTCATGAGGTTTTCATGCTTCCGCTCATTACTCAACATCATCTCCTTCATCTGTTTCACCCCATACAGAGCTCTCGTTACCTCTTCATTCACAAGTTTCTCGCCATTCATGGACAACTCTGAGGAAAGGAACCAAAACATGAATGAgattttcattaattatttcATGAATGCCAAAAAACCCTGTGACTTAATTCAAGTACAGTACTGCAATGTTGTGTAAGTGGTCCGGAACAAAGCTGAACAAAATTCAGAACATcaataataaaacacttcaGTCCACAAAGGTATATCTATAAAGTGAATGCTAAAAGACTGCTGATAAGATGAATTTAGATTCTTCCATAAGGTCTGTGTACGTAGGTTCTCATTCTTCTGGGTTATAGTTATGCAAAGTTGGATTTGGATTCTTCTGTGTTGACTCACGTTTTAACATGTCCTCTGAGTTGCTCATGGGTTGGTCCTCTGGATCAGAGCAAATGACTCCTACCGTGAGCACCAGGACAGCCCAACCAAACAGGAGTTTCATCTTGAGCTCCgtctgcaaaataaaacatggaacTCTCTCTCAGACTGATAAAGAATGTGGAATATAGAAACATGGCTCACCAACAGTGTCCCAGACTGTGCCATTCAGATAGCCCGGCTAACATGATACCGGGCTGACAAAGGACTCGTCGAGGGGGGAAGATCTGCGGCAGGGGACTTTGTGTTTACATCAGAGATGCTTGGTGCCAAGATGCTGCTGTGGTCTGCACACACTCCTCTGGTGGAGTTTATGATGATCAGATGCcggccattctacctgcccagGGAGTTTTCTGCCTTATTGCTGGTAGCAGTATACATCCCTCCCACCTCAGTAACAGCAATGGGAGAGAGGCACTGAAACAACCCTGCCATCACACCAGTGAGCAGCAGGCAGccacccagatgccttcctcTTTCTGGCGGGAGACTTCAACCATGTAAACCCAAAGAGTGTGTTTCCCAAATTACATggacatatcaactttgccaccaaAGGaactaacatcctggacaatgtctacacgatacataaattaaattaaaggtcatctcatcttatcttgTCTTGTCTTATCTTAATGATGCCTACAAAGCCcgcgccctcccccaccttTGGGCGTCAGACCACACCGTGTGgcacctgcaccgtttcctgccacAAGACCCTACAGcacatcgtgagagcagctgaaaagatcactggtgtctctctcccttccctcacagacatttataccACCCGCCTCatccgcaaagccatcagcattgcaggtgatcccacccacccctctcacagccttttcagcctgctgccatcagggagGAGACGGCAGAGTCTGCGGGTCAAAACCAGCATGTTCAAGGACATTTtgtttcaccaggcggtcaggaggctcaactccctccctgctctgccccctgccttgaactctaccctcaccctgccctgcctcagggactgcgcacacgtcacctCCCCTTACGAAAttagagagtgtatagagatgtttaccatccttttgtgttttgtcttataCTTTgcgttgtactacctgtgttgtactgcctgttgcaccgtgggtctgagaggactgcaatttcatatgtgctgtatgtcgtgcatatatggtacatttgacaataaaattgactttgactttgaaaatcCCATTTAGTCATTGTCTGTCAGAATAATAATTTCACTCATGATCACACTGAGCCCCACTGCTTATGAGGTCATATGTGGGCAAAACATGTTTGAAGAGGGGAACCCAAACTAGGTTTCAGTTGGTCTAAGAAAGCTAATAGGATTTGAGCTCGATAAAGTCAAGCGTCACTGGTGTGCATGATCATAAGTAGGTCTACCACTTGGTGGTGCTGCACATTGTCTGGACCAAAAACAGTCAACCAGTGTGTTCCAAAagcaaataatattaataagaCATGGTTGGGTCAACACAGCCACACAAATGAGTTTCAGCTCAAAAGTGAATAGTCAATGTTTACGGATGCCGTACTAATAATGCACGGAAGCTTATAATCAAATTTAGGTGGAAAGTTTCTGCTGTGTATGAAGGTCTATCTGTACATTACAGAGATAGAGCATTTAGTTTAAGATTAATTGTTTTGTATGTCAAAGTTTGTGGTGCTTTATCTGATAACACTGAAAAAAGTAAACTccaaaaatgaagtaaaatattcCTTCTTTTCCATAATCTCTGGAATTATATATTTATCAGGAAGACTTTATGCCTCACCACCAATGTCAACAGTCAGAGCTGAGACACATAATAGGATCCATCATGCCATTCTTAAGATAAAAACTTTCAAGGTTGTAATAATGTCTGAACCATTTGTCATGATATGAGGTCAGGATCTATCAAGTCAAAAAAAGCATACAACAGGAAGACTTTAAGAGAATTCTGATATTATATTGTCAGTTCCATCACCAGTAATAAAGACAGACTTGTCTGCCACATTTCCAAAGTCGCAGACACAACTTTACATTCCTACTCGAGCAGCTGTCTTGATAAGCACTGAGATGAGACCAGAGGTGTTTAGGATTTGCAATTATAAATACATTAACTCACAAAATGACAGACCTGATGTTGTAGTCACTAGTCTTTATATGCTGATTCATGTTAAGTTGGGATATAAAATAATGAGAAGATAAGATGATGAGatttttcccatgatgctttcaAGCTAAGTTTTGTTATTACAAAATCACATGCTGACAAAATGTATCGTGAGATTGAGGAAATATTAAAGTTAACTAAAGCTGAGTACAAGATGTAAAAAAGACAACATAACTTACCAGCAGGAATAAATGAAGTGATCTATGTGGTCACCAGTGGTGAAGTTCCCTTGATCCGACCAGGTCTATTTATGCTGCTTCCACCTGAGTGTTATCCTATTACAGTCTTTATGTTGATGCCTGTTAATCCAGCATTAAACAGGCTTGTTTTGCACAAGAGGTTGCATAGTCATGTCAGACACGGGTAACTGTTTACACTTTGCACTTAAGTGTTTGGATTTTGTCTGCATGCAGCAACACAGATGACCCACAAAAGCATGTCACGTAAGACCAGCTCTGGAGTTAGACATCTTTTGGTAAAGATCTGACACTGAAATACAAACTGTTTGCATCAGGGAAGTGAAATGTGGCCTTCTATTTTATGAAGTCTTTTTTTATATAGTATTTATAAGTATTAAGTATACtcataaataaaagagaaagataCTGGCTCAATTGGCAAAAGGGTTGTTCACAAGCtgctaaaattgtttttaattgtccataatgcaaacaaaaattgAAGCTtgtcaaatgaatgaatgtaagatGTGGTGGGATGATCTGTCTGACTGCACTGCCATCAACTCTTAAATTGTCcattaaacagaaaacataAGTGCAACAGGCACACAAGAcatgcacgcgcgcgcacacacacacacacacacacacacacacacacacacacacacacacacacacacacacacacacacacacacacgacacacgcAAGGACAATGTACTAAGAAATTGTTTGGCAGCTATGCTAATGTAATAAGAACACTAACTGTTATAGAGCTGCATCATTTGAACACGTGGGTTACAATAAATATTCAGCCAACCCATATTCACATAAGACCATGTGTTGAGGCCATGGGTAACTAGGGCCAGCTGTTCTACTGAAGTATTTTTAGGAAAAGGAAATGTTATTCCGagcggcacagtggtgcagtgggtagcgctgtcatcGCATAGCAaggcggttcgagtcccgctctgtgtggagtttacacgttctccccgtgtctgcgctagagaacccagagacaaccgggttctctggcttcctcccatctccaaaaacatgcgcttcaggttaactgacTCTCATGAATTGACTGCAAGTGACTTGGGGTGAGAGAGTTCTATCTCGTAATTGATGCCCTGTCCACCTAAAGAAAAATGTGCCCTTTTTACATGCTGCGACCCAGAAAATAGGGTCCTCACTAGGTAATAATGAAGGACAGCCAGTGCTGCATCTTAGTCTACAGCCTCTGCATCCTGGTTCCTATAACACGACAGGAAGAAATGCTATCCACACGCTTTCCCATGGTTTGTCATAAAATGGTTAACAAAAGGAAAGTCTGAGCTATATGCATATGATCCCACAAATATAAATGATAATGCTCATTCTGTGGGAGCAGAAGTGTACTTTAAGGCTTTTggagtatttttttgtgtgcaaaatTCAAGGTGTAGTACTCAGCGCACGAAACTTCATGGTTTTCACATAGAGGTTCTGAATTGAAGAGCTAAACACTGATAAGGGATGAACTTTTTCTCTGAAACTTGAAGTAAAGCACAAAACAGCAGAGGACTGATTTGGGTAGGATTTGGGTAGAAATATCAATGATCCTCTTCCCTCAACTTGATATAATTGAATGGCATTGCAAAAACATCTCAGTAAGCAAGCATCAAGTGTGTTAGGAGTAGAAACTTCATGGTTAACTAGATCAGAtgtattattgtgttttatttttctgcatgcACAACCTTGTCTCTTGTAAACGGACAATGGATGAACACTGTACTTCATGCACGATTACAAGCtgttaaaatcaacatttataCAGTGACagtgaatgattgaatgatgatTGTGAGCAGGGTGGATGCCCTCAGCACTATACTGAATTGTAGCatcatttcatatattttggTTTAATGGCTCACAGCTTCAGTGTTTTTACTCACTTTAGTGGATTTCATCAATTTTTAACAGTAGGCAGCCGTTCATGCTGAAAAGGTTAAAGCTTACTAATTACTGCTTCACACTGGAAACACAGATGGGTTAACAATAGTGTAGTAGCATTTAACAGCTGCAGTGATGGGCACAGGAGTTGGTGGAAACCACAACCAATGAGGTGAAACTAACATGTCTTTAAATGTTATGAAGATACATCCCGAACAAAACCACTGGTAAGCCAAtggtgaaaataattattttcttaaattaGTTTCAAACTAGTCAAACTGAGACTTTTATTTTTAGGTTCAAAGATGTGATGGTGAAACAGAGTGGATTTGCCACTCTTTGAGTGCTGACTTGCATTCATAAGCTTTCACGTAATAGTGATCTGTTTGTTTTACACTGTATTGCAGAAATACACTGTTGTATATAGTGACATCCTTTTAATTAGTGAAATTGTAATATaaaactttaatattttttagaatTGATTTCCAAGGTAATACTCTTTCTGTAGCTGGCTGgaattaacatttaatatattCGTGCTTAGGTTATTCACAGGTTGTCTTTGCCAACCATCATTATAAAATAGAAATGGCATCACCAAAACAGGAAAAGTATTTAATTCTGGGCTTTGCTGCAGTCTAACTTAACTTTGTTCAGGTTTAAAACTGAAACaagatgattttttaaaatggaattaTCAATTCATGATTggctagagagagagagagagagagagagagagagagagagagagagagagagagagagagagagagagagagagagagagagagagagagagagagagagagagagagagagagagagagagagagagagagagagagagagagagagagagagagagagagagagcagacagATGTAGGAACACGTGGTTTCTTCCAGCAGCCCTCCGGGTGCACCACTTCCTCTCAGTTTGGATTCATAGACTTTCTGCGGGTACCACCGGAGTGCTGAGTGCACACCAGGATATATTCTCACCTCCTCAGCAACCAGATTGATCAGATTTTTCATTCCTGCTCGCATTTCTCCACTTGCAGCAAACTTTACTGCCTTTTGCTGCTGCATGTGAACACTGAAGTTACCTGCGATGTTGGAGATCGAGTGGAGCTGAAGAGTCACGGATGAAGTTTTGAGAtcttaccacacacacacacacacacacacacacacaacaacaacaacaacaacaacatcaacaaaactAGTTATTTGGATGATCCCTGGAGTCGCGCACTCTACAGGAGCTTTTGGGGGGAACCTCCACCGCGATGCTGTGGAAATAACTTCAAACTACATCTACACAACGGTGGAGTCCTGCAAACAACAATGAAAGGTAGGtttatttatactttttttaaaaaaatcggTAAAGTAGAAGTTATGAAGAATTAGTGGTGTGGATTTCATCTATTTTCTGCTCACACAACATCGATCTTTGGCACTTTTCTGCCTCTTTCTCCTGTGAGCGGGAGGAATGCGTGGGTTACGATTCACGTCTGACATCTGGTTTCAATTGAAGGACccagttttctttctcttcttttttttttttttggttacatCTGGTCGCTGCACATCACACTACCCCTACTCCTCACCTAAATCACGATCATGATAATATCG from Antennarius striatus isolate MH-2024 chromosome 18, ASM4005453v1, whole genome shotgun sequence includes the following:
- the clul1 gene encoding clusterin-like protein 1 — protein: MKLLFGWAVLVLTVGVICSDPEDQPMSNSEDMLKQLSMNGEKLVNEEVTRALYGVKQMKEMMLSNERKHENLMKSLKYSSNKKKGAAQLTQEVTEKLQEAEEQCRDSLHSEWEACRPCLEDACKSFYTSTCRRGFATFHAKVQNLFHKVSRRFGPQVPRVDPADILVNQDPVDAEDEFLRIENSFNRLRSKVGSLVDCSVALIFRMRTKLNKVLQRAFLNDTNIPTEEATTDPYSPSRDSGFLQGIGLEEALESFFDFGKSVVDEFGAVVTQMFDGVHEKVVAETKKARDAFPSFMQNRKLCRDLRKQPSECWKLQDQCEACQGALLTECPSVRELHEELDAVSQLVNDSKEQYEEILSIVQRHIEETTNWLFNMAAEFSWVAKTLNNSSNPENIFRVTMVAPKSPEDQNASVTETKVEVNILQSPPFILSVPGELDMQDPTFIQYVTHEALNKYKEMVRLVEE